A single genomic interval of Bacillaceae bacterium S4-13-56 harbors:
- the wecB gene encoding UDP-N-acetylglucosamine 2-epimerase (non-hydrolyzing) — MIVKKKVMLVFGTRPEAIKMCPLVKELKTREKLEPVVCVTGQHREMLDQVLKAFDVVPDYDLSIMKSKQTLFDVTISILEKMKAVLEEVKPDVVLVHGDTSTTFVTSLACFYLQIPVGHVEAGLRTYNIYSPYPEEFNRQAVGIVAKYHFAPTEVSKENLVKEGKNSSDVYVTGNTAIDALKTTVNEGYTHDQLDWASDSKLIMITAHRRENLGEPMRNMFRAIKRIVDEQPDIKAIYPIHMNPVVREAANEILGNNDRIRIIEPLDVLDFHNFLSRSHLILTDSGGIQEEAPSLGKPVLVMRDTTERPEGIAAGTLKLVGTEEENIYKTFKLLLEDQEEYKKMSQASNPYGDGLASKRIADILESK, encoded by the coding sequence TGGAGCCTGTAGTTTGTGTGACAGGTCAGCATCGGGAAATGCTTGATCAGGTGCTTAAGGCTTTTGATGTTGTTCCCGATTATGATCTTTCCATCATGAAATCTAAGCAAACTTTATTTGATGTAACTATAAGTATTTTGGAAAAAATGAAGGCAGTCCTTGAAGAAGTCAAGCCAGATGTGGTCCTCGTCCATGGGGATACATCGACTACTTTTGTTACTTCCTTGGCGTGTTTTTATCTGCAAATTCCCGTTGGACATGTGGAGGCTGGCTTAAGAACTTACAATATTTACTCTCCTTACCCTGAGGAATTTAATCGACAAGCAGTAGGTATTGTAGCCAAATATCATTTTGCTCCTACCGAAGTTTCTAAGGAAAACCTTGTGAAAGAGGGGAAAAATTCTTCTGACGTTTATGTCACAGGGAATACCGCCATCGATGCCTTGAAGACCACTGTTAATGAAGGCTATACTCATGATCAATTGGATTGGGCGTCGGACAGCAAGTTAATCATGATTACAGCTCATCGAAGGGAAAATCTGGGAGAACCGATGAGAAATATGTTCCGGGCAATAAAACGAATTGTCGATGAACAACCTGATATTAAAGCAATATATCCTATCCATATGAATCCTGTTGTACGTGAAGCTGCTAACGAAATCCTTGGGAATAATGATCGAATAAGAATAATTGAACCACTGGATGTTCTTGACTTTCACAACTTTCTATCAAGGTCCCATCTCATTTTAACTGACAGTGGGGGCATTCAAGAGGAAGCACCAAGTTTAGGCAAACCTGTTCTTGTCATGAGAGATACGACTGAAAGGCCAGAAGGAATAGCTGCTGGTACATTAAAACTAGTCGGTACTGAGGAAGAAAATATTTATAAAACATTCAAACTCCTTCTTGAAGATCAAGAAGAATACAAAAAAATGAGTCAAGCCAGCAACCCATACGGTGATGGACTAGCTAGTAAGAGGATTGCTGATATTTTGGAAAGTAAATAA